From one Mya arenaria isolate MELC-2E11 chromosome 4, ASM2691426v1 genomic stretch:
- the LOC128232902 gene encoding ribosomal RNA small subunit methyltransferase NEP1-like — translation MASEQPPEKEKVIKSVLKTSSEKRLIVILEHASLESVKNGKTFELLNCDKHKHIAKKFKKDIASCRPDITHQCLLMLMDSPLNRAGLLQVYIHTEKNVLIEVNPQTRIPRTFDRFCGLMVQLLHKLSIHAADGPQKLLKVVKNPVTDHLPIGCKKIAMSFQAESCVDPRTLVPEKEPIVIVIGAMAHGSVKVDYTEDQYSISNYPLSGALTCAKLCTAFEEKWGVL, via the exons ATGGCATCAGAACAACcaccagaaaaagaaaaagtcATCAAGAGTGTTCTTAAAACATCAAGCGAGAAGCGCCTCATCGTCATCCTAGAGCATGCTTCACTTGAATCAGTAAAA AATGGGAAGACATTTGAGTTGCTGAATTgtgacaaacacaaacacattgcGAAAAAGTTCAAGAAGGACATAGCTTCATGTCGACCAGACATTACACATCAG TGCCTGTTGATGCTGATGGACAGCCCCTTGAACCGTGCCGGTCTGCTCCAGGTATACATTCACACAGAGAAGAATGTGCTTATTGAGGTCAACCCCCAGACACGCATTCCCAGAACATTTGACAGGTTCTGTGGTCTCATGG tccAGCTTCTTCATAAGCTCAGCATTCACGCAGCAGATGGCCCACAGAAGTTACTGAAA GTAGTGAAAAACCCAGTTACAGACCACCTGCCTATTGGCTGTAAGAAGATCGCAATGTCTTTCCAGGCAGAATCATGTGTGGATCCCCGCACTCTTGTGCCAGAGAAGGAACCAATCGTGATCGTCATTGGGGCTATGGCCCATGGCAGT GTAAAGGTTGACTACACAGAAGACCAATACTCCATCAGCAACTACCCTCTGTCAGGCGCTCTCACCTGTGCCAAGTTGTGTACAGCATTTGAAGAAAAGTGGGGAGTTTTATGA